Proteins from a genomic interval of Oceanispirochaeta crateris:
- a CDS encoding Rab family GTPase, producing MLKKKICLLGSFGVGKTSLIRQYVSHVYSEEYISTIGVHISKKELILPSGTELSLLIWDLEGQDEIHDFSKNYLKGMSAYFLVADGTRAETLMTAQNLYQSLAGEYSDIPSILILNKNDLSEKWQLDESQYSDFIQDGIEVIQTSAKTGDGVEAGFLSLAEKVTGL from the coding sequence TTGCTTAAGAAAAAAATATGTTTGCTGGGATCTTTCGGTGTCGGTAAGACCAGCCTGATAAGACAGTATGTTTCACATGTATACTCTGAAGAATATATCTCCACTATAGGGGTTCATATTAGTAAGAAGGAACTCATTTTGCCTTCCGGCACAGAGCTTTCTCTGCTCATCTGGGATTTGGAAGGTCAGGATGAGATTCATGATTTTTCAAAAAACTATCTGAAAGGCATGTCGGCCTATTTTCTTGTTGCGGATGGCACCAGGGCAGAAACACTAATGACAGCTCAAAATCTTTACCAATCACTGGCGGGAGAGTATTCAGATATTCCATCTATTCTAATCCTCAATAAAAATGATCTCAGCGAAAAATGGCAGTTGGATGAATCCCAGTATTCAGACTTCATTCAAGATGGAATTGAGGTTATTCAAACGAGTGCTAAGACAGGAGACGGTGTCGAGGCCGGGTTTCTCAGTCTTGCTGAAAAAGTCACTGGTTTATAA